The following DNA comes from Deinococcus sp. NW-56.
GCACGCGGTCGAACTGCTCCGGCGTGACCTGCTCGAAGGTGCCGCCCAGCGCCACGCCCGCGTTGTTCACGAGCAGGGTGACCCGGCCGTGCGGGCGCACGACCTCATCCGCCAGGGCGGGGATGCCCCCGGTGTGGGCGAGGTCGGAGGGATGGACCGTGACCCGCAGCGCCGGGTACCGGGCGCGGATGGCCGCCGCGACCCGTTCCAGCCCCGGCCCGTCCCGGTCGATCAGGGCGAGGTGGCTGCCCCTCGCCGCCAGCCCGTGCGCGAGCGCCTGCCCGATGCCGCTCGCCGCGCCCGTCACGGCGGCGACCCCGCCCGCGAAGACGTAGGGCCTCACGCGGCGCCCTCCCGCCGGACCAGGGGCCGGGGGCGGGTCGGACTCAGGCGCACCGCGTACTCGCCGGGATCGAAGCGCCGCAGTGCCCGCCGGAAGGCCGCCGCCCGCCGGGGCCAGAGGGTGCTGTTGCGGCCCTGCGCGTCCAGGTAGTAGCTCGTGCAGCCCCCCTGCACCCACACCGACTCCCGCAGCTCGGCCTGCAGGGCGTCGCTGTAGGCAGCCTGCGCCTCCGGACGGGCCTCCAGCGCCGCGAGGTCGTGGCGGTCGAGGTACTCCAGCGCCTGCAACACGTACTCGAGCTGTGATTCGATGATGTACACGATGGAGTTGTGTCCCAGCGCGGTGTTCGGCCCCACCAGCAGGAAGAGGTTGGGAAAGCCCGCCACGGTGGTCCCCCGCAGCGCCTCCAGATGATCGCTCCAGGCATCGGCCAGCGACACGCCCCCCCGCCCGTGAATCAGGCGGGCCATCGGCGGCCGGGTCGCGTTGAAGCCCGTTCCGGCGATCAGCACGTCGAAGGGCCGGGCCACGCCGTCTGCCGTGACGACCTCCGACTCCCGGACCTCGCGGATGGGGTCGGTGACGAGTTCGACGTTGGGCTGCCCGATCGCCGGGTAATAGTCGTCGCTGACGAGGATGCGCTTGCACCCCAGGCGGTAGTCGGGCGTGAGCTTGGCCCGCAACGCCGGGTCCGCGACCTGCGCCTCCAGATGCTTCCGGGCCAGCCCCTCGGCGAGCCGCCCGGCCCGCTCGCTCGTGAAGGTCAGGAAGCGGGCCTCGGCCAGCCCGAAAATCCAGCCGCGTGAGGCCCGTTGCAGGGCAGGCACGCGCCGGAACAGCTCGCGCCGCCGCTCGCTGGTCTCGGCGTCCATCCCGGGCATGACCCAGGGGGGCGTGCGCTGGAAGACGGTGAGCTGCCGGGCCACCTTCTGCACCTCCGGAATGAACTGAATCGCGGAGGCCCCGGTGCCGATCACCGCGACCCTTTTTCCGCCCAGGTCCACCGAGTGGTCCCAGCGGGCCGAGTGGAAGCGCGGCCCGGTGAAGCTCTCCAGGCCGGGAAGGTCGGGCCACCTGGGATCGATCAGCGGCCCGTGCCCGGAGACGAGGACCCGCGCCGCATACTCGCCGCCGCTCGTGCGGATGCGCCACAGCCCTTCCCCGTCGTCCCACTCGGCCCGCTCGACCTCGTGTCCGAAGCGGATGTGGGACCGGAGGCCGAAGCGGTCGGCCACCCCGCGCAGGTAATCCAGAATCTCGGGCTGGCGGGCGTAGCGGTGCGACCAGTCGGGGTTGGGCGCGAAGGAAAAGGAGTAGAGGTCGCTCTTCACGTCGCAGGCGCAGCCCGGGTAGGTGTTGTCGCGCCAGGTGCCGCCGACCTCGTGCGCCCGCTCGAACAGCACGAAGTCCTCGGTGCCGCGCTCCCCCAGGCGCACCCCCATCCCCAACCCTGCGAAGCCGGTGCCGATGATGGCGATCTGGGTACGTGTCACGGCGGCCTGAGTCATGCCTGCTCCTCCAGAAAGTCCAGGACGAGGCGGTTAAAGTCGGCCGCCCGCTCGATCTGCGGAACATGGCCGGTGTCGGGAAAGAGGTGGACTTGGGCGTGGGGATGGATGCGGCGAGCCTCTTCCAGATGGTCGGCGGGCACGATGCGGTCGCGGTCGCCCCAGACGATCAGGGTGGGGAGATTCCGGCCCGCGAGGCCCCCGGCCAGGGTACGGCGCCACTCCGGGTGCAGGCCCCGCCACGCCCCCAGGTGCCGCGCCACCCGCAGAAAGGCCCGCGCGGCGCCGGGCTGCCAACCCAGGTGCTCGGCCCAGCGCACCCGCTCGGGGGTGACGTGCCGGGGATCGTGAAAGAGGCTCTCCACCGTGCGCCGCGCCGACAGGGGGGAGGGCCGCAGCAGCACCTCGCCCAGTCGGGGCACCGTGACGAGGCGCAGGGTGAGGGCCACGCTCTGGCCGAAGCCCGCGCTGCCCACCAGCACCAGCGCCCGCGTCCGCTCGGGGTACAGCAGCGCGAACTGCGCCGCGACCGCCCCGCCCAGCGAGTTGCCGATCAAGGTGACGGGCCGGGTCTCCCCCACCGCGCCGAGATAGTGCCGCACGAACCGGGCCAGCCCCGCCAGCGTGTAGGGCACGTCGGGCTTGTCGGTCAGGCCGAAGCCGATCAGGTCGGGAGCATAGACCGTATGCCGCGCGGCCAGCGGCCCCACCGTCTCCGACCAGTCCTCCAGGCTGCGGCCGATGCCGTGCAGCAGGACGGCGGGCGGCCCGGTTCCCGCGTGGACATGGCGGGTGCGGACGCCGGAGACCTCCAGAAAGGTGGGCGGGGGCAGGGCCGGAGTCGGAGGGGCCGGGGCCAGCCCGGCGGGTGGGGACACAGGTTGCACGGTGGGGGCAGTATAGGGCGCAGCCACCGCCGGGCCGCCTCACTTCAGGGCTTGAAGCCCTGCACGCTCACGGTCAGCACGTACCCGCCGCCCTCCTTCTCCCAGGGGCGGATGCCCAGGGTGCCCAGCGCCTCGCGCCCGTTGAGGTCCCGCAGGCTGTAGGTCACCACCCGCAAGGGGCCGTCGGTGGTGTCGGTGCGGGCCTTCCACCCGGCGGCCTTGAGCTGGGCCGAGTAGAAATTGAAGACCTCGCCCGCTGGGCGGGTGGTGATCACGTGGGCGGAGCTGATGGCCCCGTTGGGATAGGTGGGCGTGAAGCTGCCCTTCACCACCGCTCCCGGAAAGGCCCGCAGCAGCGGCAGGCTGGACTGCGGACGGTAGGTGGGAGCCTTTTTCAGGTTGGCGATGGCCTGCGCGGGCACCACGTTGACGCCCAGCTCGATCTCGGTGCGGCCTTCCCGCTCGACGAGGTTGGCGTTCAGGACGAAGTTGGTGCTCCCCTCGCGGTAGAAGCCCTGATTGCGGGGCGTCTGCTGGGTGGCGAAGCCGATCGGTTGACCGTAGAAGGGCTGGGGCTTCCAGCCGCCCGCCTCCAGGCTCCCTTGCAGCGCCGCGCGGGTCTCCTCGGCGGGGAGGGCGCTGCCCGCCAGGATGCGCCAGTAGACGTAAGCGCCCCCCTGCTGGCGGGTGCGGATGCTGGCGAGGACCTCCAGCGGCGGCCCCAGGCGCAGCGGCAGCGTGCCCGGCACCGCCCCGTAGGTGACCTGGGTGTCGCCACTCGGCCCGGTCATGTTCCGCAGCAGGCGCTCGACGAGCTGCGCCGACTGCGCGGCGGTGGGGGCCGGGGCAGGCTGCGCGAGGACGGGCCAGGACGTGACCCCCACGAGGAGG
Coding sequences within:
- a CDS encoding alpha/beta fold hydrolase, with the protein product MQPVSPPAGLAPAPPTPALPPPTFLEVSGVRTRHVHAGTGPPAVLLHGIGRSLEDWSETVGPLAARHTVYAPDLIGFGLTDKPDVPYTLAGLARFVRHYLGAVGETRPVTLIGNSLGGAVAAQFALLYPERTRALVLVGSAGFGQSVALTLRLVTVPRLGEVLLRPSPLSARRTVESLFHDPRHVTPERVRWAEHLGWQPGAARAFLRVARHLGAWRGLHPEWRRTLAGGLAGRNLPTLIVWGDRDRIVPADHLEEARRIHPHAQVHLFPDTGHVPQIERAADFNRLVLDFLEEQA
- a CDS encoding NAD(P)/FAD-dependent oxidoreductase; translation: MTQAAVTRTQIAIIGTGFAGLGMGVRLGERGTEDFVLFERAHEVGGTWRDNTYPGCACDVKSDLYSFSFAPNPDWSHRYARQPEILDYLRGVADRFGLRSHIRFGHEVERAEWDDGEGLWRIRTSGGEYAARVLVSGHGPLIDPRWPDLPGLESFTGPRFHSARWDHSVDLGGKRVAVIGTGASAIQFIPEVQKVARQLTVFQRTPPWVMPGMDAETSERRRELFRRVPALQRASRGWIFGLAEARFLTFTSERAGRLAEGLARKHLEAQVADPALRAKLTPDYRLGCKRILVSDDYYPAIGQPNVELVTDPIREVRESEVVTADGVARPFDVLIAGTGFNATRPPMARLIHGRGGVSLADAWSDHLEALRGTTVAGFPNLFLLVGPNTALGHNSIVYIIESQLEYVLQALEYLDRHDLAALEARPEAQAAYSDALQAELRESVWVQGGCTSYYLDAQGRNSTLWPRRAAAFRRALRRFDPGEYAVRLSPTRPRPLVRREGAA